The DNA window GCAGCGCGTGCAGGTGATCCACCGGGACGCTGAAGAAGCCGTGCACCTGCGGCGAGTGCAGGGTCATCGTGAGGACACGGCTCGCGCCGGCCGCGACCAGCAGGTCGGCGACCAGCCGGGCGCCGATCGAGATGCGCGGCTGGTCCTTCTTGTCCGATCGGGCGTAGGCGTAATGGGGCAGGACCACCGTCGTACGGGCCGCCGACGCGCCACGGGCGGCGTCCAGCATGAGCAGCAGCTCGACCAGGTGCTCCTGCGTGGGCGGCACGAGGGGCTGGATGAGGAAGACGTCCCGTTCGCGGCAGTTGGCCTGGAGCTGCACTTCGAGGACGTCGTTCGCGAACCGGTCGACCTTCACCGGCTGCAGGGTCGTGCCCAGATGGGCGCAGATCTCCTCAGCGAGCTCGGGATGTGCGCTGCCGCTGAAAACCGTGATGTCTCTCACGATCCAGAAAGCATAGCCAGCGAGCCTCGGGACTCAGCGGATCAGGTCGGGGGTGAGCGCGCTGAGGTCCGGCAGCACCCGCCAGGCGAGCGCCAGCGCGTCCGGCGCGGGCGGGTAGCGGGGGTGCGGCACCGCGATGACCCGCATCCCCGCCGCGTGCGCCGAACGCAGGCCGTTGCTGGAGTCCTCGACGGCGACGCAGCCGCGCGGGTCGAGCCCCATGCGGCGCGCCGCCTCCAGGTAGCCGTCGGGCGCGGGTTTGCCCCGCTCGACCTCCTCGGTCGAGACGGTGGCCGCGAAGCACCCCGCCAGGCCGGCCGCGTCCAGCACCACGTCGATCAGCCGGCGGGGGGACGAGCTGGCGAGCCCGAGCGTGCGCCCTTCCGCGAGCCGCCGTACGGTCTCCACCGCGCCCGGCATCAGCGGCACCTCGTCGCGGTAGCGCGCCGCCATCCGGTCGACGACCCCGCGGGCGATCTCGTCAGGCTCCAGGCGGACGCCCAGCTCGTGCAGGTACGCGGCCCACTCGCCGGTGCTCATGCCCATGAGCCGCGCCTGGGTGTCCGGCTGCCACGTGCCGCCGTGCTCGGCCACGAACGCCCGCCGCACCTCCTCCCACACCGGCTCGGAGTCGACCAGCACGCCGTCGAGATCGAACACACACGCTCCCATGAACGATCAGCTAATCACACGGCCGACTGCCCTGCTTGTCCTGATTGCCCGAGATTCATCCTCTAAGGGGGAATTGTTGAGCTAGCCGGGAACCACTACCGGGCATGCGAACAGGCATGGCAGACCTTCCAGTTCGCGACACGGGCGACTTCGACGACGCCGATCGCGGCTTCATCGCCAGACTCGACCCCGGGGTGATCAAAACGGCCGACGGCAGGGTCATCTGGGACATCGACGCCTACGACTTCCTCCACGACGAATGCCCCGAGACGGCCCATCCCAGCCTGTGGCGCCAGGCCCGGCTCTGCGCCCGCCAAGGTCTGTACGAGGTCACCCCGGGCGTCTACCAGGTACGCGGCCTCGACCTGGCCAACATGACCCTGATCGAGGGCGAGCGGGGCGTCGTCGTCATCGATCCGCTCGGCTCCGTCGAGTGCGCCGCCGCCGCGCTCAGGCTCTACCGCGCCCACCGCGGCGAGCGCCCCGTCACCGGCGTCGTCTACACCCACCCCCACACCGACCACTACGGCGGCGGGCGCGGCGTCACCCGCGGCGACGTCCCGATCCTGGCCGCCGCCGGGTTCCTGGAGCACGCGGTGGCGGAGACCCTGTACGCCGGCCCCGCCCGGGCCCGCCGCGCCGTCTACATGTACGGCCCCGCCCTGCCCCGCTCGCCCGAGGGCCAGCTCGGCTCCGGCCTCGGCATGACCGTCGCCCCCGGCACCCGGTCGCTGCTCCCGCCCACGCTGGAGGTCACCCACACCGGGCAGGAGGAGACGATCGACGGCGTGGACCTGCTCTTCCAGCTCACCCTGGGCGGCGGCGGGCCCGCCGAGCTGAGCATCCTCCTCCCCGCGCACCGGGCGCTGTTCCTCGCCGAGAACGCCGGCCGCGGCCAGCACGCCGTCCTGTCCCTGCGCGGCTCCGAGGTCCGCGACCCCCGGACGTGGGCCCGCCACCTCGACGAGGCGCTCGCCCTGCTCGCCCCGCACGCCGACGTCGCGCTCGCCGCCCACCACTGGCCCACCTGGGGCGGCGACGGCATCGCCGGCCACCTCACCCGGCAGCGCGACCTGTACGCCTACCTGCACGACCAGACCCTGCGCCTGCTCAACAAGGGCCTGACCGCCGCCGAGATCGCCGAGACCGTACGCCTGCCGCCCGAACTGGAGCGGGCCTCGCACGCCCGCGGCCACCACGGCTCGACCGCCCACAACGTCAAGGCCGTCTACCAGCGCTATCTCGGCTGGTTCGACGGCAACCCCGCCCACCTCTGGGAGCACCCGCCGAGGGAGAGCGCCATCCGGTACGTCGCCTGCCTCGGCGGCGGCGCGGCCGTGGTCGCCTTCGCCCGCCGCTACATCGACGACGGCGACCTGCGCTTCGCCGTCCAGCTCCTCAACCACGCCGTCTTCGCCGACGAGGGCAACAAGGAGGCCCGCGACCTGCTCGCCGAGGTCTACACCCGGCTCGGCCACGGCGCGGAGAACGCCGCCTGGCGCAACTTCTACCTGATGGCCGCGCTGGAGCTGGCCGACGGCATCGTCCCCGCCACGCCGGAGCGGACCGCGCCGGACGTGCTCGCCGCGCTGAGCGTGGCGCAGATCTTCGACACGCTCGCCGTACGGGTGGACGGGCCGCGGGCCTGGCACGAACGTCTGGCCATCGACTGGCACCTGACCGACCTCGGCGAGCGCCACCGCACGACGCTCTCCAACGGCGCCCTCATCCACCAGCCGAACCCGCCCGCCGGTGTGGTCCCCGACCTGACCCTGCGGCTGACGAAGGCGCAGCTCGTGGGGCTGATGGCGGGCAGGGGCGTGGAGGGCGTGGAGCGGGAGGGCGACACGACGGCGCTCAAGCGCCTGGTGGCCGTCCTCGACCACCCGATCAGGGACTTCGCGATCGTCACGGCGTGACGGGAGGCGCGGGCCGCTCACGAGCCGCCAGCCCCGCCAGGTCACGAGCCGTCGGGCCGGCCTGCTCGCGCATGGAACGGCAGGCCAGCGCGAGCAGGGTGACCACGGCCGCCGCGAGCGCCGGGCCCACCACCAGTGGCACCGCCGGCTCGCCCGCGTGCCACGCCGCGGCCAGGATCGCCACCGACGTCACCGCCCCCACCCCGAACATCGCCAGCCAGAGCGGCAGCACCCGCACATAGGAGTAGAGCAGCGGGAACGCCGGCCACACGAACGGCGCCGAGGCCACGGCCAGCACCAGCCAGAGCGCGGTCACCGCCCCGAGCCACACCGGCCCGGCCACCGGCCTGCCCTCCATCGAGGGCCCCGCCGCGTAGAGGGCCCCGAGCAGGACGCCGCCGGCCGCCACCCCCACCTGGTCCTCGCGCAGCACGGTGACCACGGCCATCGCCAGCAGCCCGAAGAGCGTGAGATGCACCGCCCACGCCAGCAGTCGCAACGGTATGTCCATCATCGATCACCAACAGTAACGGCGATCGGCCATGAACGCGACGTACCCGGCGGTGACGGTTCTCAGGCGCCGGTGCGGCCCGCGGCGCGCCGGCGGGCGCCCGCCGGGGCCGTGGCGGCGAAGTACAGCACCCCGGCCACCACCAGCGCGATCACCACGCCGATGTTCGCCGCCCCGAACGTGGACCCCTTCAGCTCCTCGCTCATCAGGAACCCGACGACCTTCGCGATGTTCTCGTCCGCCGAGGTGATCAGCCCCATGCCCACGACCGACGCCACCACGAGCGTGGCGACCCCCGTCCAGTTGACGGCGGGCCCGCCGGGGCGCAGCAGCGACTCGTCGTACGCGCGCCCGCCGTCCCGCAGCCGCCACATGTCCACGAGGAAGATCGCCACCCAGGCGGCCATCACCACGCCGACGATCGCGAGGAACGCCTGGAAGGTGCCGAAGAAGCTGTCGCTGACGAACAGCAGGTAGTAGCCGCCGAGCACCATGAGCACCCCGTCGATCAGCACCGCGAGGTGCCGCCGCACCGGCACCCCGAGCGCCAGCATCGACAGCCCGGACGAGTAGATGTCCATGATCGCCCCCGCCAGGAACCCGCCGATCGCGGTCAGCAGGTACGGCAGCAGGAACCACGTCGGCAACGCCCCCGCCAGCGCCGCCACCGGATCGCCCCCGGCCGCCTCGGCGAGCTTCGGGTCGCCGCCCGCCAGCAGCACCCCGAACACCAGCAGCACCATCGGCGGCAGCGCGCCCCCGAGCATCGTCCAGAACGCCACCGCCCGGCCGGACGAGCGGGCGGGCAGGTAGCGCGAGTAGTCCGCGCCGCAGTTGACCCAGCCGAGGCCGAGCAGCGTCATCGCGAAGATGATGCCGCCGATCCAGCCGCCGGCCCCGGTGGTGGTCTCCAGCGACACGCCGAGCCGGGGCGCCATGAGCGCCATGTAGACGACGGTCAGCACGACGAACGCGTACGTCAGGTACCGCTGGACCACCATGATCAGCGCGTGGCCGTACACGCCGACGGCGATCACGACGAGCGCCGCGACCGCGAAGCAGAGGGCGGTGGCGGTCGTGCGGGGGAGGCCGGGCGCGAGCCGGGCGAGGATGGCCGCCCCGCTCTGCGCCGACAGCGTGACGAGCACGATCTCCCAGCCGACGTTCGAGATGTACGACAGCGTGGCGGGCAGCTTGTTGCCCTGGTAGCCGAAGGGCGCGCGGCCCAGCGTCATCGTCGGCACGCCGGACCGGGTGCCGGCGACCGCGACCAGGCCGACCAGCAGGAACGACAGCGCGTACCCGACGGCGCCGGTGATGATCGCCGGGATGACGCCGAGCCCGAGCCCGACGATGTAGACGCCGAACGCGACCCCGAACAGCGACAGGTTGGAGCCGGCCCACGGCCAGAAGAGGTCACCCGGCCGGCCGTGCCGCTCCGCCTCGGGAACCGCGTTGATGCCGTTCTGCTCGACGGCCATCGTGTCCATGATCCGGACGTTACTCCCGGTCTGTGGCGAAACCCACCCTTCGCGAATATCGGGATCGTTACGGCGCCGAAATCCTGGTTAGGGAAGGACGATATCCGCACGCCGTCCGGGGGACGGGGGAAGGGCAGCCGTTCATGAAGGCGTCGTGGCAGGCCGACCCGCGCGGGCGTGCGCTCGCCGTCTGCCTGGTGGCGGCGTTCATGACCGGGCTCGACGTGAGCATCGTGAACGTGGCGCTGCCGTCCATCCGCGAGGGCCTGCACGCGAGGGAGGACGGGCTCCAGTGGACGCTGTCCGGGTACGCGCTCACGTTCGGCCTGCTGCTGGTGCCCGCCGGGCGGCTGGGGGACGCGCGGAGCCGGCGGACGCTGTTCATGTGGGGGGTGGTGCTGTTCACCCTGTCCAGCGTCGCCTGCGGGCTCGCCTGGAGCATGAACGTGCTCATCGTGTCACGGCTCCTCCAGGGCATGGCGGCCGGCCTGCTGAACCCGCAGGTGTCGGGGCTGATCCAGCAGATGTTCCGCGGGCACGAGCGCGGCCGGGCCTTCGGCGCCCTCGGCGCCACCATCGGCGTCTCCACGGCCGCCGGGCCCCTGATCGGCGGAGCCCTGGTGACCGGGTTCGGGGCGGAGCTCGGGTGGCGCTGGGTCTTCCTGGTCAACCTCCCGATCGGTCTCGCCCTCCTCCCGCTGGCCCACCGCGTGCTCCCCACCCCCGGCCCCGCCCAGCTCGCCGGGCGGCGGGAGAGCATGGACCCGGTGGGCGTCCTGCTGCTCGGCCTGGGCGTCGGCTGCCTCCTCCTGCCCTTCATCCAGCAGCACCAGTGGCACGGCCAGGCGAAATGGCTCCTCGTCCCCGCCGCCCTGCTCGTCCTGGCCGCCTTCGTGGCCTGGGAACGCGCCTACCGCCGCGAACCCCTGGTCAACCTGGCCCTCTTCCGCAAGCGCTCCTACAGCCTGGGCTCCGCCATCGCCCTGTTCTACTTCGCGGGCTTCACCGGCATCTTCTTCGCCTTCACCCTCTATCTGCAGAGCGGCCTCGGCTACACCCCCCTGATGGCGGGGCTGTCGATCACCCCGTTCGCGCTGGGGTCGGCCTCCGCCTCGGTGGTCGGCGGGCGACTCGTGGGCCGGGCGGGGCGCCGGCTGGTGGCCGCCGGGCTCACGACCGTGATCGTCGGGCTGAGCGCCACGATGGTCGCCACCGTGCTCGTGCCCGGCCACGACGTCGGCCTGGCGACCGCCCTGCCGCTGCTGGTCGCGGGCGTGGGCAGCGGCCTGGTCATCTCGCCGAACCAGGCGATCACCCTCTCCGAGGTGCCGCCCCAGGGCGGGGGCAGCGCGGCCGGCGTGCTGCAGACCGGTCAGCGCCTCGGCTCGTCGATCGGCATCGCCGCCGCCGGCTCCGTCTTCTTCAGCTCCCTTCCCCTGGGCTGGCCGACCGCCTTCCGCCACGGCCTCCTGGTGGTGCTCA is part of the Nonomuraea coxensis DSM 45129 genome and encodes:
- a CDS encoding HAD family hydrolase, which translates into the protein MFDLDGVLVDSEPVWEEVRRAFVAEHGGTWQPDTQARLMGMSTGEWAAYLHELGVRLEPDEIARGVVDRMAARYRDEVPLMPGAVETVRRLAEGRTLGLASSSPRRLIDVVLDAAGLAGCFAATVSTEEVERGKPAPDGYLEAARRMGLDPRGCVAVEDSSNGLRSAHAAGMRVIAVPHPRYPPAPDALALAWRVLPDLSALTPDLIR
- a CDS encoding alkyl/aryl-sulfatase, with amino-acid sequence MADLPVRDTGDFDDADRGFIARLDPGVIKTADGRVIWDIDAYDFLHDECPETAHPSLWRQARLCARQGLYEVTPGVYQVRGLDLANMTLIEGERGVVVIDPLGSVECAAAALRLYRAHRGERPVTGVVYTHPHTDHYGGGRGVTRGDVPILAAAGFLEHAVAETLYAGPARARRAVYMYGPALPRSPEGQLGSGLGMTVAPGTRSLLPPTLEVTHTGQEETIDGVDLLFQLTLGGGGPAELSILLPAHRALFLAENAGRGQHAVLSLRGSEVRDPRTWARHLDEALALLAPHADVALAAHHWPTWGGDGIAGHLTRQRDLYAYLHDQTLRLLNKGLTAAEIAETVRLPPELERASHARGHHGSTAHNVKAVYQRYLGWFDGNPAHLWEHPPRESAIRYVACLGGGAAVVAFARRYIDDGDLRFAVQLLNHAVFADEGNKEARDLLAEVYTRLGHGAENAAWRNFYLMAALELADGIVPATPERTAPDVLAALSVAQIFDTLAVRVDGPRAWHERLAIDWHLTDLGERHRTTLSNGALIHQPNPPAGVVPDLTLRLTKAQLVGLMAGRGVEGVEREGDTTALKRLVAVLDHPIRDFAIVTA
- a CDS encoding purine-cytosine permease family protein gives rise to the protein MDTMAVEQNGINAVPEAERHGRPGDLFWPWAGSNLSLFGVAFGVYIVGLGLGVIPAIITGAVGYALSFLLVGLVAVAGTRSGVPTMTLGRAPFGYQGNKLPATLSYISNVGWEIVLVTLSAQSGAAILARLAPGLPRTTATALCFAVAALVVIAVGVYGHALIMVVQRYLTYAFVVLTVVYMALMAPRLGVSLETTTGAGGWIGGIIFAMTLLGLGWVNCGADYSRYLPARSSGRAVAFWTMLGGALPPMVLLVFGVLLAGGDPKLAEAAGGDPVAALAGALPTWFLLPYLLTAIGGFLAGAIMDIYSSGLSMLALGVPVRRHLAVLIDGVLMVLGGYYLLFVSDSFFGTFQAFLAIVGVVMAAWVAIFLVDMWRLRDGGRAYDESLLRPGGPAVNWTGVATLVVASVVGMGLITSADENIAKVVGFLMSEELKGSTFGAANIGVVIALVVAGVLYFAATAPAGARRRAAGRTGA
- a CDS encoding MFS transporter encodes the protein MKASWQADPRGRALAVCLVAAFMTGLDVSIVNVALPSIREGLHAREDGLQWTLSGYALTFGLLLVPAGRLGDARSRRTLFMWGVVLFTLSSVACGLAWSMNVLIVSRLLQGMAAGLLNPQVSGLIQQMFRGHERGRAFGALGATIGVSTAAGPLIGGALVTGFGAELGWRWVFLVNLPIGLALLPLAHRVLPTPGPAQLAGRRESMDPVGVLLLGLGVGCLLLPFIQQHQWHGQAKWLLVPAALLVLAAFVAWERAYRREPLVNLALFRKRSYSLGSAIALFYFAGFTGIFFAFTLYLQSGLGYTPLMAGLSITPFALGSASASVVGGRLVGRAGRRLVAAGLTTVIVGLSATMVATVLVPGHDVGLATALPLLVAGVGSGLVISPNQAITLSEVPPQGGGSAAGVLQTGQRLGSSIGIAAAGSVFFSSLPLGWPTAFRHGLLVVLTCVLIALLAAGYDLLRTYHR